A window of the Apteryx mantelli isolate bAptMan1 chromosome 23, bAptMan1.hap1, whole genome shotgun sequence genome harbors these coding sequences:
- the LOC136994027 gene encoding ankyrin repeat domain-containing protein 7-like translates to MKRLFGLFSKGQGPPPSLSGGASLPCVGAASELCEKELGKLHRAAASGDLVRVRRPWWLPRLGINRRDKAKRTPLHLACANGHSEVVSYLVGNKCKLDPRDNFKRSPLMKAVQCQQEECVAILLAHGADPNLADVNGSTALHLAAIAPNTSLAGQLLEHNARIDARNEMGYTPLALAVSEHHEEMVEFLLKKGADVHARDQSERTPLMLAASAGDMSMIEVLLRYGADLSQEDVLGWTAQ, encoded by the exons ATGAAGAGGCTCTTCGGGCTcttcagcaaggggcaggggccGCCGCCGTCGCTGTCCGGCGGCGCTTCCCTGCCCTGCGTCGGCGCCGCCTCCGAGCTCTgcgagaaggagctgggcaagctgcaccgcgcggccgcCAGCGGCGACCTGGTGCGGGTGCGGCGGCCGTGGTGGCTGCCGAGACTCGGCATCAACAGGCGGGACAAGGCGAAGCG gacccctctgcatcttgcttgcgCTAACGGGCATTCGGAGGTTGTTTCCTATTTAGTAGGAAACAAGTGCAAGCTGGATCCTCGTGACAATTTCAAGAGATCGCCGCTGATGAAG gcagtacagtgccagcaagaagaatgcGTTGCCATTCTGCTAGCGCACGGTGCCGACCCTAATCTGGCCGATGTTAacggcagcactgcccttcacctcgctgccattgctcctaacacctctctaGCAGGGCAGTTACTGGAGCACAATGCCCGTATTGATGCACGGAATGAG atgggatacactccccttgctcttgctgtgtccgaacatcacgaagagatggtggagttcctgcttaaaaagggagctgacgtgcacgctcgagatcagtctgaaag GACCCCTCttatgcttgctgcttctgctggggacaTGAGCATGATAGAAGTTCTTCTTCGCTATGGTGCTGATCTTTCCCAGGAAGACGTTCTTGGATGGACAGCGCAG